A stretch of the Bacillus licheniformis DSM 13 = ATCC 14580 genome encodes the following:
- the hemY gene encoding protoporphyrinogen oxidase, whose amino-acid sequence MSGERRQIVIIGGGITGLAAAFYLEKEIKKNDLPAEVTLVEASPRLGGKMQTVHKDGYVIERGPDSFLERKQSAPQLVKDLGLEHLLVNNATGQSYVLVSETLYPIPEGAVMGVPTKIGPFLTTGLFSLPGKLRAGMDLVLPASKPQEDQSLGEFFRRRVGGEVVENLIEPLLSGIYAGDIDRLSLMSTFPQFYQTEQKYRSLIIGMKKSRGAQSVGKPANKKKGQFQTVKTGLQTIVEELEKQLGITKVYKGTKVVSIERAGSAYSMKLDNGKVLHADSAVVTAPHKAAAAMFQKEDWLKGLEDMVSTSVANVALGFPEEAVQMEHQGTGFVISRNSDFSITACTWTNKKWPSTTPEGKVLLRAYVGKAGDESVVEQSDNEMVKIVLDDLKRIMKIDGEPEMTCITRWHEAMPQYHVGHKKRIKEIREGLEASYPGVFITGASFEGVGIPDCIDQGKQAVADVLSHLFE is encoded by the coding sequence ATGAGTGGAGAACGCAGGCAGATTGTCATCATCGGCGGCGGTATTACCGGGTTGGCCGCCGCCTTCTACTTGGAGAAGGAAATCAAAAAGAATGATCTCCCGGCCGAAGTCACGCTTGTTGAAGCAAGCCCGAGACTGGGCGGAAAGATGCAGACGGTACACAAAGACGGCTATGTGATTGAACGGGGTCCGGATTCATTTTTGGAACGGAAACAAAGCGCACCTCAGCTCGTGAAGGATCTCGGACTGGAGCATTTGCTTGTGAACAATGCGACTGGCCAGTCTTATGTGCTTGTCAGCGAAACGCTCTATCCGATTCCGGAAGGAGCCGTGATGGGGGTGCCGACAAAAATCGGTCCTTTTCTGACAACCGGCTTGTTTTCCTTGCCGGGGAAGTTGAGAGCCGGAATGGATTTGGTGCTTCCAGCAAGCAAGCCGCAGGAAGACCAATCGCTCGGAGAATTTTTCAGAAGGCGCGTCGGCGGTGAAGTGGTGGAGAACCTGATCGAACCGCTTTTGTCAGGCATTTATGCCGGGGACATCGACCGTCTCAGTCTGATGTCGACTTTCCCGCAGTTCTATCAGACAGAGCAGAAGTACAGAAGCTTGATCATCGGGATGAAAAAATCGCGCGGCGCCCAGAGCGTCGGAAAGCCTGCAAACAAAAAGAAAGGCCAGTTCCAGACGGTGAAAACCGGCCTGCAGACGATAGTTGAAGAATTGGAAAAGCAGCTCGGCATCACAAAGGTTTATAAAGGCACAAAGGTCGTCAGCATTGAGCGTGCGGGCTCGGCTTACAGCATGAAGCTTGACAACGGCAAGGTGCTTCACGCCGATTCGGCCGTGGTCACCGCTCCTCATAAAGCAGCTGCCGCGATGTTTCAAAAAGAGGATTGGCTGAAGGGTTTAGAGGATATGGTGTCAACATCTGTCGCCAATGTGGCGCTCGGATTTCCGGAAGAAGCCGTCCAAATGGAGCATCAAGGCACGGGCTTTGTCATTTCAAGAAACAGCGATTTTTCCATTACGGCGTGTACCTGGACAAACAAAAAATGGCCGAGCACAACGCCTGAAGGAAAAGTCCTGCTAAGGGCTTATGTAGGGAAAGCCGGCGATGAGTCCGTTGTCGAACAGTCTGATAACGAAATGGTGAAAATCGTCCTCGACGATTTAAAACGGATTATGAAGATCGACGGCGAACCGGAAATGACCTGCATCACAAGATGGCATGAAGCGATGCCGCAATACCATGTCGGCCATAAGAAAAGAATTAAAGAAATCAGGGAAGGCTTGGAAGCGTCCTATCCGGGTGTTTTCATTACGGGGGCCTCATTTGAAGGGGTCGGCATCCCTGATTGCATCGACCAAGGCAAGCAGGCCGTCGCCGATGTACTCTCGCACCTTTTCGAATAA
- the hemE gene encoding uroporphyrinogen decarboxylase — protein MKNDKAFNDTFLKACRGEKAAHVPVWYMRQAGRSQPEYRALKEKYGLFEITHQPELCAYVTRLPVEQYDVDAAILYKDIMTPLPGIGVDVEIKNGIGPVIDQPITSLADVEKLGELDPQEHIPYVLETIRLLTEEQLNVPLIGFTGAPFTLASYMIEGGPSKNYNKTKAFMYSQPAAWDLLMKKLGKMAAVYVKAQIRAGAKAIQVFDSWVGALNAGDYCRYIKPTMDVLFKELKKEDVPLIMFGVGASHLATEWHDLDLDVVGLDWRMSVQEARDKGLTKTLQGNLDPSILLAPWEVIEERTKAILDQGMQTDRFIFNLGHGIFPEVSPDTLKKLTAFVHEYSASKKSSLIT, from the coding sequence ATGAAAAACGACAAGGCTTTTAATGACACATTCTTAAAAGCATGCCGAGGAGAAAAGGCCGCCCATGTACCGGTATGGTACATGAGGCAGGCCGGAAGATCACAGCCTGAGTACAGAGCGCTCAAGGAAAAGTACGGTCTGTTTGAAATTACGCATCAGCCCGAATTGTGCGCTTATGTGACAAGGCTGCCCGTCGAACAGTACGATGTCGATGCGGCGATACTTTATAAAGACATAATGACACCGCTTCCAGGTATTGGCGTTGACGTCGAAATTAAAAACGGGATCGGCCCTGTCATCGATCAGCCGATTACATCTCTCGCAGATGTTGAAAAACTCGGCGAACTCGATCCGCAAGAGCATATTCCATATGTGCTGGAGACGATCAGGCTGTTGACGGAAGAACAGCTGAACGTTCCGCTGATCGGTTTTACAGGGGCGCCCTTTACATTGGCCAGCTATATGATCGAAGGCGGCCCGTCCAAAAACTACAATAAAACAAAAGCGTTTATGTACAGCCAGCCTGCTGCATGGGATCTTTTGATGAAAAAGCTCGGGAAGATGGCGGCTGTATACGTCAAAGCTCAAATCCGCGCCGGCGCCAAAGCCATCCAGGTGTTCGATTCCTGGGTCGGCGCGCTGAACGCCGGTGATTACTGCCGCTACATCAAACCGACGATGGACGTTCTTTTCAAAGAGTTGAAAAAAGAAGACGTGCCGCTGATTATGTTCGGGGTCGGCGCAAGCCACCTCGCGACTGAATGGCACGATCTTGACCTCGACGTCGTCGGGCTGGATTGGCGGATGAGCGTACAGGAAGCCAGGGATAAAGGGCTGACAAAAACGCTCCAGGGAAATTTGGATCCTTCGATCCTGCTTGCCCCGTGGGAAGTCATCGAAGAAAGGACGAAAGCCATTCTCGATCAGGGCATGCAGACGGACCGGTTTATTTTCAACCTCGGACACGGGATCTTTCCAGAAGTGAGTCCCGACACACTGAAAAAATTGACGGCATTTGTTCATGAGTATTCCGCCTCAAAAAAATCGAGCCTGATCACATGA
- a CDS encoding transglycosylase domain-containing protein: MRKRFFIPIIITAAIFLLSLIGYITILFLGDYVIDEKKLIFHASSKIVDHNGEEVASLYTENRRPVSIAEVPDNVKNAFIAVEDKRFYEHHGIDFKSVSRAVYKDILAGGKVEGGSTITQQLAKNTFLTNDKTFLRKTKEVIIAINLERDYSKDKLLEMYLNQLYFGHGVYGIQAAANYFFNKDVKDLTVSEGAVLASIPKAPSTYSPILNPEKSRERRNVILGMMNEQGYISSKETVRAQGSTLGLHVKEKSKNPWLDSYIDLVMKEAEDKYSISSEQLLQGGYTISVPLDVSIQKAAYTLMKQDGYFPGTDNKAEGSAVFIDNRTGGVVAALGGREYAPKGYNRATAQRQPGSTFKPLAVYGPALEEKLFKPYSMLEDKQLSYGGYSPKNYDGQYAGKVSMVDALTYSKNAPAVWTLNEIGIETVKPYLSRMGMNVPDEGLALGLGGLEKGVSPLELAGAYRTFANSGQYTEPFFIKKITDENGDVMFRHEEKSEKVFSKQTAWNMTRMLEEVVKSGTGKAGDFSGEIAGKTGSTTYTGKEGGTKDAWFAGYTPEVTGAVWMGYDKTDESHYLKGGSAYPTRLFKDILKRTNHKPERFKAPEGVKDLDRPIRLEDLESVKADYSFTPMGLITVSLKWHEQEDKRVEYRIYERKNGKETLIDTVKGKGSFSIPYANIFSDASYKIVPYNPQTKTEGKGTDYVEPKVFPSGH; the protein is encoded by the coding sequence GCCTCTATACCGAAAACAGAAGGCCTGTTTCAATTGCCGAGGTGCCGGACAATGTAAAAAATGCCTTTATCGCGGTTGAAGACAAGCGCTTTTATGAGCACCACGGCATCGATTTTAAATCGGTTAGCCGTGCGGTCTATAAAGATATATTAGCAGGAGGAAAAGTGGAAGGGGGAAGCACGATCACCCAGCAGCTCGCAAAAAACACTTTTTTGACAAATGACAAAACGTTTTTAAGAAAAACGAAAGAAGTCATTATCGCTATCAATTTGGAGCGGGATTACAGCAAAGACAAGCTTTTGGAAATGTATTTGAACCAGCTATATTTCGGGCACGGCGTCTATGGAATCCAGGCGGCGGCAAACTACTTTTTTAACAAAGATGTGAAAGACTTGACGGTCAGTGAGGGAGCGGTGCTGGCTTCCATTCCTAAAGCGCCTTCAACGTATTCGCCCATTCTCAATCCGGAAAAAAGCCGGGAGCGGCGCAATGTCATTCTCGGCATGATGAACGAGCAGGGATATATCAGCTCAAAGGAAACCGTCAGGGCCCAAGGCAGCACATTGGGGCTCCATGTGAAAGAAAAATCAAAAAATCCGTGGCTTGACAGCTATATTGATCTTGTCATGAAAGAAGCGGAAGACAAATATTCGATATCGAGCGAACAGCTTCTCCAAGGCGGATACACGATCAGTGTTCCGCTCGATGTTTCGATTCAAAAAGCGGCCTACACGCTGATGAAGCAGGACGGCTATTTTCCCGGCACAGACAACAAAGCTGAAGGGAGCGCCGTTTTTATCGATAACAGGACAGGCGGCGTAGTAGCCGCTCTCGGGGGACGGGAATATGCTCCAAAAGGCTATAACAGGGCCACCGCCCAGCGCCAGCCGGGTTCGACGTTTAAACCGCTTGCCGTATACGGCCCCGCTCTTGAAGAAAAGCTGTTCAAGCCGTATTCGATGCTCGAGGATAAACAGCTGTCATACGGCGGCTACTCGCCTAAAAACTATGACGGCCAATACGCGGGCAAGGTCTCGATGGTGGATGCGCTGACATACAGCAAAAACGCGCCTGCTGTATGGACGTTAAATGAGATCGGAATCGAAACGGTGAAGCCTTATCTCAGCCGTATGGGCATGAACGTGCCGGATGAAGGGCTGGCATTGGGGCTAGGCGGTCTGGAAAAAGGGGTGTCGCCGCTCGAGCTTGCCGGGGCATACCGGACATTCGCAAATTCAGGACAATACACCGAGCCGTTTTTTATTAAAAAAATCACCGATGAAAACGGGGATGTCATGTTCCGCCACGAGGAAAAATCGGAAAAGGTTTTCAGCAAACAAACAGCGTGGAACATGACGCGGATGCTGGAGGAGGTCGTGAAAAGCGGAACGGGAAAGGCCGGTGATTTTTCCGGGGAGATTGCAGGAAAAACGGGTTCGACCACGTATACCGGAAAAGAGGGCGGAACTAAAGACGCCTGGTTTGCGGGGTATACGCCCGAAGTGACGGGAGCTGTCTGGATGGGATACGATAAAACGGATGAGTCCCATTATTTAAAAGGCGGCAGCGCTTATCCGACAAGGCTGTTTAAAGACATTTTAAAACGCACCAACCATAAGCCTGAACGGTTTAAGGCGCCTGAAGGGGTAAAAGATCTGGACAGGCCGATACGCCTCGAAGACCTGGAAAGCGTTAAAGCAGACTATTCCTTTACGCCGATGGGGCTGATTACGGTGTCATTAAAATGGCATGAACAAGAGGATAAAAGGGTTGAATACCGAATATATGAAAGGAAAAACGGAAAAGAAACGCTGATTGATACGGTTAAGGGAAAAGGAAGCTTTTCAATCCCTTATGCAAACATCTTTTCCGATGCTTCCTACAAAATTGTTCCATACAATCCGCAGACGAAAACAGAGGGAAAAGGGACTGATTATGTTGAACCGAAAGTGTTTCCTTCGGGTCATTAG
- a CDS encoding ketoacyl-ACP synthase III — MKTLSKARISAIGTYVPEKRMTNKEFEKIVDTSDEWIIQRTGMKERRIAGSHEFTSDLCIKAVEDLKNRYSGTLDDIDMIIVSTTTADYAFPSTACQVQEHFGWNEVGAVDVNATCAGLAYGLHMANGLITSGLHRKILVISGETLSKTTDYTDRTSCILFGDGAGALLVERDDKDPSFITFAQDTKGDGARHLYRTGLRSDLKGEPLSGEGKMVQNGREVYKWAVRSVPEGVKKLLAQAEMELKDIDWFVPHSANLRMIESICEKTEIPAEKALTSVEWFGNTSSASIVLALDEAVKNGKLKKGDTLILFGFGGGLTYTGLIVKWGAPAS; from the coding sequence ATGAAAACTTTATCAAAAGCGCGAATTTCCGCCATCGGCACCTATGTTCCCGAAAAGCGCATGACAAACAAAGAGTTTGAAAAGATCGTTGATACTTCTGATGAATGGATCATTCAGCGGACAGGAATGAAAGAAAGGCGAATCGCCGGGAGTCACGAATTCACATCAGATCTTTGCATAAAGGCGGTTGAAGATCTAAAAAACAGATACAGCGGCACGCTTGACGATATTGACATGATCATCGTCTCTACCACAACGGCGGATTACGCTTTTCCAAGCACGGCATGCCAGGTTCAGGAACACTTCGGATGGAACGAAGTGGGCGCGGTCGATGTAAATGCGACCTGCGCAGGATTAGCGTACGGATTGCATATGGCCAACGGCCTCATCACTTCCGGACTGCATAGAAAAATTCTTGTGATCAGCGGGGAAACCTTATCAAAAACAACCGACTATACAGACCGCACGTCTTGCATTTTGTTCGGAGACGGCGCAGGCGCCCTGCTTGTCGAACGGGACGACAAAGACCCAAGCTTTATTACTTTTGCCCAGGACACGAAAGGTGACGGAGCCCGCCATTTATACAGAACCGGCTTGCGAAGCGACCTTAAAGGAGAGCCGCTTTCAGGTGAAGGGAAAATGGTTCAAAACGGCCGCGAAGTGTATAAGTGGGCGGTCAGGTCCGTTCCTGAAGGCGTCAAAAAACTGCTTGCCCAAGCTGAAATGGAGCTGAAAGATATCGATTGGTTCGTCCCGCACAGCGCGAATCTGCGAATGATCGAATCGATTTGCGAAAAAACCGAAATTCCAGCCGAAAAAGCGCTGACAAGCGTCGAATGGTTTGGCAACACCTCATCCGCATCAATCGTTCTCGCCCTTGATGAAGCCGTCAAAAACGGAAAGCTGAAAAAAGGCGACACCTTGATTCTGTTCGGTTTTGGCGGGGGTCTTACATATACGGGCCTGATTGTAAAATGGGGCGCGCCAGCTTCCTAA
- a CDS encoding TetR/AcrR family transcriptional regulator translates to MSKDRKALILEAATKSFTQFGYKATTMDLVAKLANVGKGTIYTFFKNKEELFDDIFSSLLIEMKQTADQAIDPDLPFHENAHRAMMAILEYRKRHQLTIKIFQEGAELGTPAAREVIEKLERMVIGYIKRKIKEAIKNDDIRPCDPELNAFVIFKLYIALIFDWEKNHEPLKDEELAEMLKMYILKGLSR, encoded by the coding sequence GTGAGCAAAGATCGAAAAGCACTGATTTTAGAAGCGGCGACAAAATCGTTTACACAATTCGGCTACAAAGCGACGACGATGGATCTGGTGGCGAAGCTTGCCAATGTCGGCAAGGGTACGATCTATACCTTTTTCAAGAATAAAGAGGAACTGTTCGATGACATTTTTTCTTCGCTTCTGATTGAAATGAAGCAAACGGCTGATCAAGCGATTGACCCTGATCTGCCTTTTCACGAAAATGCCCATCGCGCGATGATGGCGATATTGGAGTACAGAAAGAGGCACCAGCTGACCATTAAGATCTTTCAGGAAGGCGCGGAGCTCGGCACACCGGCGGCCCGCGAGGTGATTGAAAAGCTGGAACGCATGGTCATCGGCTATATTAAGAGAAAAATTAAAGAAGCAATTAAAAATGACGATATTAGACCGTGTGACCCAGAGCTGAACGCGTTTGTCATCTTCAAGCTTTACATCGCGCTCATCTTTGACTGGGAAAAAAACCATGAACCGCTGAAAGATGAAGAGTTGGCAGAGATGCTGAAAATGTATATTTTAAAAGGATTATCTCGTTAG
- the hemH gene encoding ferrochelatase: protein MGKKKMGLLVMAYGTPYKEEDIERYYTHIRRGRKPEPDMLQDLKDRYKAIGGISPLAKITQEQTKQLEKRLNELQDDVVFKAYIGLKHIEPFIEDAVREMHKDGITEAVSIVLAPHFSTFSVQSYNKRAKDEAEKLGELSITSINSWYDEPKFIAYWADQVRKIYDEMPSEERENAVLIVSAHSLPEKIVEMGDPYPEQLKESAKLIAEAAGVKDYAVGWQSEGNTPDPWLGPDVQDLTRDLSEQKGYSAFVYAPVGFVADHLEVLYDNDYECKVVTDDIGASYYRPEMPNAKHEFIDALADVVLKQLEKEQ, encoded by the coding sequence TTGGGTAAAAAGAAAATGGGGCTTCTTGTCATGGCATATGGGACGCCGTACAAAGAGGAAGACATTGAACGTTATTATACACATATCAGAAGAGGCAGAAAGCCTGAGCCTGACATGCTTCAGGACTTAAAAGACCGCTATAAGGCGATCGGAGGAATTTCTCCGCTTGCAAAGATCACGCAGGAGCAGACGAAGCAGCTGGAAAAACGCTTAAACGAGCTTCAGGATGATGTGGTGTTCAAGGCATATATCGGTCTCAAACATATCGAACCTTTCATTGAGGATGCCGTTCGGGAGATGCATAAAGACGGGATTACAGAAGCCGTCAGCATCGTGCTCGCGCCCCATTTCTCCACCTTTAGCGTACAGTCGTACAACAAGCGGGCGAAAGACGAGGCTGAAAAGCTCGGCGAATTGTCGATCACATCGATCAACAGCTGGTATGATGAGCCGAAATTTATCGCTTATTGGGCGGATCAGGTGAGAAAAATCTATGACGAAATGCCTTCGGAAGAGAGGGAAAACGCCGTCTTGATTGTATCGGCGCACAGCCTTCCCGAAAAAATCGTCGAAATGGGTGATCCGTATCCTGAACAGCTTAAAGAATCAGCGAAGCTGATTGCCGAAGCGGCGGGAGTAAAAGATTACGCCGTCGGCTGGCAAAGCGAAGGAAACACCCCTGATCCGTGGCTGGGACCGGATGTTCAGGATTTGACGCGCGACTTGTCAGAGCAAAAAGGGTACAGCGCTTTTGTTTATGCTCCCGTCGGCTTTGTAGCCGACCATTTGGAAGTCCTTTATGACAATGACTATGAGTGCAAAGTCGTCACGGACGATATCGGAGCAAGCTATTACAGACCTGAAATGCCTAACGCTAAACATGAGTTTATCGATGCTTTAGCGGATGTTGTATTAAAACAATTGGAGAAAGAACAGTAA
- a CDS encoding YhgE/Pip domain-containing protein, protein MNVFKNQWRELITNKKLLISVIGVLFIPLIYSSIFLAAYWDPYGNVDQLPVAVVNSDKGTTYEGKDLHIGDDLVKELKENDKFDWHFTTKEKAMRGLQNEEYYMVVEIPENFSKDASTVMDKHPKKLNLIYHTNAGRNYVGAQISDKAIEQLQHSVGSEITEQYAEVIFDNFGKIAKGLGEASEGAGKLDKGLKDAKEGSEKLKKNLEKLAKSQIQFNKDGMEKFGAAFNTLNDKIHELDSGLAQFLEKSGQLHSGAQQLQQGMPQIVAGLEQMNEKAQKISKLEEAISNEKIQQLETALSNAEKAKKEISQISKNIDELEAALKNQHSEVKQIIESSNMLTQEQKAALMKQVDEKMGTVKLPEFDKLKAQIPDVSELPDLSGLKQKLEELKRVPSDVNKLYKGSQKIQQGLDALTNGLGAYNEKFAEAKSGSSKIAEGSQTLVGKFGDLQSAADKLKDGSSKLAEGAKSLDEGLGKLSDGSGELFDKLSDAADQTGDIQAGDENYNMFSDPVDVKGDKIDPVSNYGTGLTPYILSLGLFVGALMITVVFDVKEPAVRPESAFGWFMSKFSVLFAVGILQAAIACTIILWGIGLEVQSVWRFYLFSIIMSITCLAIIQFLAATMGNPGRFIAVILLVLQLGGSGGTFPLALVPKFFQVIHSALPMTYSIAGYRAVISSGDYAYMWEQAAVLGGVAIVMMALTLIYFKVLLKKGKIEEQHA, encoded by the coding sequence ATGAATGTTTTCAAAAACCAGTGGAGAGAACTGATAACCAATAAAAAACTACTGATATCCGTGATCGGGGTTCTCTTTATACCGCTGATTTACAGCAGCATATTTTTGGCGGCTTACTGGGACCCATACGGAAACGTCGATCAGCTCCCTGTGGCGGTTGTGAATTCCGACAAGGGGACGACATATGAAGGAAAAGACCTTCATATCGGCGACGACCTTGTCAAAGAACTGAAAGAAAACGATAAATTCGACTGGCATTTTACGACGAAGGAAAAAGCAATGAGAGGCTTGCAAAATGAGGAATACTACATGGTTGTAGAAATCCCTGAAAACTTTTCGAAGGATGCCAGCACGGTTATGGATAAACATCCGAAAAAGCTGAATCTGATTTATCATACAAACGCCGGACGAAACTATGTCGGCGCCCAGATCAGCGATAAAGCGATTGAACAGCTTCAGCATTCAGTCGGCTCTGAAATCACGGAGCAATATGCTGAAGTCATCTTTGACAATTTCGGCAAAATTGCAAAAGGTCTCGGTGAAGCAAGCGAAGGAGCCGGAAAGCTGGATAAAGGACTGAAAGATGCGAAAGAAGGAAGCGAAAAGCTGAAAAAGAACCTTGAAAAGCTCGCGAAAAGCCAAATTCAGTTCAACAAAGACGGAATGGAGAAGTTCGGCGCGGCATTCAATACGCTGAACGACAAAATTCATGAGCTTGATTCCGGGCTTGCACAATTTTTGGAAAAAAGCGGCCAGCTGCACAGCGGTGCTCAACAGCTCCAACAAGGCATGCCTCAGATTGTGGCGGGATTGGAGCAGATGAATGAAAAAGCGCAGAAGATAAGCAAACTCGAAGAAGCGATTTCAAATGAAAAAATTCAGCAGCTCGAAACGGCGCTTTCAAATGCCGAAAAAGCGAAAAAAGAAATCAGCCAGATTTCGAAAAATATTGATGAGCTTGAAGCGGCATTGAAAAACCAGCACAGCGAAGTCAAACAAATTATTGAATCCAGCAACATGCTGACACAAGAACAGAAAGCCGCGCTTATGAAACAAGTCGATGAAAAAATGGGAACGGTGAAACTCCCTGAGTTTGACAAGTTGAAAGCGCAAATTCCCGATGTCAGCGAACTTCCCGATTTATCCGGGCTGAAACAGAAGCTTGAGGAATTGAAGCGAGTCCCTTCGGATGTGAATAAACTTTATAAAGGATCGCAGAAGATTCAGCAAGGGCTTGATGCGCTGACAAACGGTTTGGGTGCTTACAACGAAAAATTCGCAGAAGCGAAAAGCGGATCATCCAAAATCGCCGAAGGCAGCCAGACGTTAGTCGGAAAGTTCGGCGATCTGCAAAGCGCGGCCGATAAACTGAAAGACGGTTCTTCCAAACTTGCAGAAGGGGCTAAATCCCTTGATGAAGGTCTTGGCAAGCTGTCTGACGGAAGCGGGGAGCTGTTTGATAAGCTGTCTGACGCTGCCGATCAAACCGGCGATATTCAAGCGGGAGACGAAAACTACAATATGTTCTCAGACCCCGTTGATGTGAAAGGCGATAAAATCGATCCGGTTTCCAACTACGGAACAGGATTAACCCCGTATATCTTGTCGCTCGGCTTATTCGTCGGCGCATTGATGATTACCGTTGTCTTCGATGTGAAAGAGCCGGCTGTCCGGCCCGAATCAGCCTTTGGCTGGTTTATGAGCAAATTCAGCGTGCTTTTTGCAGTGGGAATTCTTCAAGCGGCGATTGCCTGCACGATCATTCTCTGGGGCATCGGGCTTGAAGTGCAAAGCGTCTGGAGATTCTATCTGTTCAGTATAATCATGAGCATTACATGTCTTGCGATCATTCAGTTTTTGGCTGCGACAATGGGAAATCCGGGACGATTCATTGCCGTCATTCTGCTCGTGCTTCAGCTTGGAGGAAGCGGAGGAACATTTCCTCTTGCACTTGTCCCTAAGTTCTTCCAGGTCATCCATTCTGCACTGCCGATGACCTACAGCATTGCCGGATACAGAGCGGTGATTTCAAGCGGAGACTACGCGTATATGTGGGAACAGGCTGCCGTGCTCGGCGGTGTTGCGATCGTCATGATGGCTCTGACGCTGATTTATTTTAAAGTGCTGCTGAAAAAAGGAAAAATTGAAGAGCAGCATGCATAA
- a CDS encoding M42 family metallopeptidase, which produces MSGQKTMELIKELVSIPSPTGNTYDIIDYINRLLEKEGVETRHNRKGGLIATIPGSDKSRHRMLTAHVDTLGAMVKEIKPNGRLKIDLIGGFNYNSIEGEYCNIETASGKTYTGTILMHQTSVHVYKDAGKAERNQKNMEVRIDEPVNSEEETRALGINVGDFISFDPRVEITPSGFIKSRHLDDKASVALLIELIRTINTEGMTLPYTTHFLISNNEEIGYGGNSNIPPETVEYLAVDMGAIGDGQSTDEYTVSICVKDASGPYHYGLRKRLTALCEAHGIDYKLDIYPYYGSDASAAVKAGHDIVHGLIGPGIDASHAFERTHQSSLEQTAKLLYHYVQSDMA; this is translated from the coding sequence ATGTCAGGACAGAAAACGATGGAGCTCATCAAGGAGCTCGTCTCCATCCCGAGCCCTACCGGAAATACGTATGACATTATAGACTATATCAACCGCCTTTTAGAGAAAGAAGGAGTTGAAACAAGGCATAACCGTAAAGGCGGCCTGATCGCGACGATACCGGGCTCTGACAAATCCCGGCACAGGATGCTGACCGCTCATGTCGATACCCTCGGAGCTATGGTGAAAGAGATTAAACCGAACGGAAGGCTGAAAATTGATTTAATCGGGGGCTTCAATTACAACTCGATTGAAGGCGAGTATTGCAACATTGAAACAGCATCTGGGAAAACTTACACCGGCACCATCTTAATGCATCAGACATCAGTGCATGTATACAAAGACGCCGGAAAAGCCGAGCGGAACCAGAAAAATATGGAGGTCCGCATTGACGAACCGGTCAATAGTGAAGAAGAAACCCGGGCGCTCGGCATCAATGTCGGCGATTTTATCTCCTTCGATCCGCGCGTTGAAATCACGCCGAGCGGGTTTATCAAATCGCGTCATCTCGACGATAAAGCAAGCGTCGCCCTCCTCATCGAGCTGATCAGAACCATCAACACAGAAGGGATGACACTGCCTTATACGACGCACTTTTTAATTTCCAACAATGAAGAAATCGGTTATGGCGGCAACTCCAACATCCCGCCTGAAACGGTGGAATATTTGGCTGTTGATATGGGAGCGATCGGCGATGGACAGTCAACAGATGAATATACGGTATCCATTTGTGTAAAGGATGCCAGCGGCCCATATCACTACGGGCTTCGAAAGCGCCTGACAGCCCTTTGTGAAGCACATGGAATCGATTATAAGCTTGATATTTACCCATACTACGGTTCAGATGCTTCAGCGGCCGTCAAAGCGGGCCATGATATCGTCCACGGGCTGATCGGCCCGGGAATTGACGCATCCCATGCGTTTGAAAGGACGCATCAATCGTCCTTGGAGCAGACGGCAAAGCTGCTGTATCACTATGTTCAGTCTGACATGGCATAA